One segment of Geminicoccaceae bacterium DNA contains the following:
- a CDS encoding extracellular solute-binding protein: protein MALATSILALSAASASAADVELNVVSWGGAYTRSQINAYEKPYMAEHPEVQLNSVDYSGGLAEVRAQTEAGNVTWDLVDVVVADGITGCDEGLFLPVNFDTDLDPAPDGTPPTEDFLEGTLVSDCFIPQIIYSTAFAYRTDAFQNGEQPKTMADVFDLEKFPGKRTLQKSPVNNLEWALIADGVPVGEVYDVLDTPEGVDRAFAKLDTIKSEVIWWTEGAVPAQLLADGEVVFGTGFNGRLFSAIEEEGQPLAMIWDGQAMDIDGWAIPADGAHIEDVKKFLRFATDTQRLADQAKWISYGPARKSSLPLVDKHAELGIDMAPHMPTKYADQGFLTNFEWWADHKDSLNERFNSWLARG, encoded by the coding sequence ATGGCTCTTGCGACGAGTATCCTCGCCCTGTCCGCTGCCAGTGCGTCGGCAGCCGACGTCGAACTGAATGTCGTCTCCTGGGGCGGTGCCTACACCCGAAGCCAGATCAATGCCTACGAGAAACCGTACATGGCCGAGCATCCCGAGGTGCAGCTTAACTCGGTCGACTACAGCGGCGGCCTGGCCGAGGTGCGGGCCCAGACCGAAGCCGGCAATGTGACATGGGATCTCGTCGATGTCGTGGTCGCCGATGGCATCACCGGCTGTGACGAGGGGCTTTTCCTGCCGGTCAACTTCGATACCGATCTCGATCCTGCTCCTGATGGAACACCTCCGACCGAAGATTTTCTCGAAGGAACACTGGTCTCCGACTGTTTCATTCCGCAGATCATCTACTCGACGGCTTTTGCCTATCGTACCGATGCGTTCCAGAACGGCGAGCAGCCGAAGACCATGGCTGATGTTTTTGATCTGGAGAAATTCCCCGGCAAGCGCACGTTGCAGAAATCGCCGGTCAACAATCTCGAATGGGCGCTGATTGCCGACGGTGTACCGGTAGGGGAGGTCTATGATGTCCTCGACACTCCCGAAGGCGTGGATCGCGCGTTTGCCAAGCTCGATACCATCAAGAGCGAGGTCATCTGGTGGACCGAGGGAGCGGTTCCCGCCCAGTTGCTCGCCGATGGCGAGGTCGTCTTCGGTACCGGCTTCAACGGGCGCCTCTTCTCGGCGATCGAGGAGGAAGGCCAGCCGCTGGCGATGATCTGGGACGGGCAGGCGATGGACATCGACGGTTGGGCCATTCCCGCGGACGGTGCGCATATCGAGGACGTCAAGAAGTTCCTCCGCTTCGCGACGGACACCCAGCGCCTTGCCGATCAGGCCAAGTGGATCTCCTACGGCCCGGCACGCAAGAGCTCGCTGCCGCTGGTCGACAAGCATGCCGAACTCGGCATCGACATGGCACCGCACATGCCGACCAAATATGCCGACCAGGGTTTCCTGACCAATTTCGAGTGGTGGGCTGATCACAAGGACTCGCTGAACGAACGCTTCAATTCCTGGCTCGCGCGGGGCTGA
- a CDS encoding purine-binding chemotaxis protein CheW, which yields MSDAAVMAQPKTGDIPPPKGGAEDQPGSLDHQFISFQVASQEYGVDIMTVREIKGWSETTMLPHSPHYMRGVLNLRGAIVPIFDLRARFGGGSTETSKTHVVIIVAVNDRTIGMLVDAVSDILSVNDDDIRAVPQTNDEVGQDYIKGLATVGERMVALLDVGRLFELGEINDTVSGVIDGH from the coding sequence ATGAGTGATGCAGCCGTGATGGCACAGCCGAAAACCGGCGACATCCCGCCACCCAAGGGCGGTGCGGAGGATCAGCCGGGCAGCCTCGATCACCAGTTCATCAGCTTTCAGGTCGCCTCGCAGGAATATGGCGTCGACATCATGACCGTCCGCGAGATCAAGGGCTGGTCGGAAACCACCATGCTGCCCCATTCACCGCACTACATGCGCGGCGTGCTCAACCTGCGCGGCGCGATCGTGCCGATCTTCGATCTGCGGGCCCGCTTTGGCGGGGGATCCACCGAGACCAGCAAGACCCACGTCGTCATCATCGTCGCGGTCAACGATCGTACCATCGGCATGCTGGTGGATGCCGTGTCGGACATCCTCAGTGTCAACGACGATGATATTCGGGCTGTCCCCCAGACCAATGATGAAGTGGGGCAGGACTACATCAAGGGACTGGCCACGGTTGGCGAACGCATGGTCGCCCTGCTCGATGTGGGTCGGCTGTTCGAGCTCGGCGAGATCAACGACACCGTTTCCGGCGTCATCGACGGCCACTGA
- a CDS encoding MBL fold metallo-hydrolase — translation MKPLKPPLRYLAERAKNGVPVPLADDIYWVRAALPFALDHVNIWLLRDAEGWTVIDCGYADDWTRSMWDGLLSGLLAGHPVRSVVATHFHPDHAGLAGWLVERTGAELVMSRSEWLTTRMLKLDDTEDFNEAGVIYDRQAGLDEEMVEKRRQRGNRYRLGVSLATSRYRRLRHGDTLPMAGSSWKVIVGEGHAPEMLTFHSAERGMLITADQILPRITPIVGVWPSAAEDDPLGDFLACIDNYRDIDPDIAVLPSHDGPFHGLHPRLDQLAAHHEERCETTLRACREPATARAVMGALFRREVDMHQLGFAVAETLAHLNYLCRNGRVRRHREEGQADLYESA, via the coding sequence ATGAAGCCACTCAAGCCTCCCCTGCGCTACCTTGCCGAACGAGCGAAAAACGGTGTCCCGGTGCCGCTTGCGGACGATATCTACTGGGTACGGGCCGCACTTCCCTTCGCCCTCGACCATGTCAACATCTGGCTGCTGCGCGATGCCGAAGGCTGGACCGTCATCGACTGCGGCTATGCCGACGACTGGACGCGCTCGATGTGGGACGGGCTGCTTTCGGGCCTGCTTGCCGGCCATCCGGTGCGCAGTGTGGTGGCGACGCACTTTCATCCCGACCATGCCGGTCTCGCCGGCTGGCTCGTCGAGCGCACCGGTGCCGAACTGGTCATGTCGCGAAGCGAGTGGCTCACCACGCGCATGCTCAAGCTCGACGACACCGAGGACTTCAACGAGGCCGGGGTGATCTACGACCGTCAGGCCGGCCTCGACGAGGAGATGGTGGAAAAGCGCCGGCAGCGTGGCAACCGCTACCGTCTGGGCGTCAGTCTTGCGACATCCCGTTACCGGCGCCTGCGCCATGGCGACACGCTGCCGATGGCGGGCTCGTCATGGAAGGTAATCGTCGGCGAGGGGCATGCGCCCGAAATGCTCACGTTTCACAGCGCCGAGCGCGGCATGCTGATCACCGCCGACCAGATCCTGCCGCGGATCACGCCGATCGTCGGGGTGTGGCCATCTGCGGCCGAAGACGATCCCCTTGGCGATTTCCTCGCCTGCATCGACAATTATCGCGATATCGATCCGGACATCGCCGTGTTGCCGTCGCATGACGGCCCGTTTCACGGGCTGCATCCGCGCCTCGACCAGCTGGCGGCGCACCATGAGGAACGATGCGAGACGACGCTGCGGGCCTGTCGCGAACCGGCAACCGCCAGGGCAGTCATGGGCGCGCTGTTCCGGCGCGAGGTCGACATGCATCAGCTGGGTTTCGCCGTGGCCGAGACGCTGGCCCATCTCAACTACCTGTGCCGGAACGGGCGGGTGCGGCGGCATCGTGAAGAAGGGCAGGCCGACCTCTACGAGTCGGCCTGA
- a CDS encoding ABC transporter ATP-binding protein has translation MATDVNSFVRFVDVQKSYDGETLVVKNLNLDIAQGEFVTMLGPSGSGKTTCLMMLAGFETATHGEIFLDGEPINNVPPHKRNIGMVFQNYALFPHMTVAENLAFPLQVRKLSRGETGERVKRALDMVQLSAFGARRPAQLSGGQQQRVALARALVFEPKLVLMDEPLGALDKQLRETMQYEIKHIHENLDVTVVYVTHDQSEALTMSDRVAVFNDGVIQQLAPPDQLYEQPENSFVAQFIGENNKLVGRITEIGDNVCSAEVAGSIVRARPVNVGGAGSRTTLSLRPERVFINPQDGSMPNIFDAQVEELIFLGDHIRTRLSVCGNDEFIVKVPNASGHLHLKPGEHARVGWQIEDCRALDAA, from the coding sequence ATGGCAACAGACGTGAACTCCTTCGTTCGTTTCGTCGACGTCCAGAAAAGCTACGACGGCGAGACGCTGGTCGTTAAGAATCTCAACCTTGATATAGCGCAAGGTGAGTTCGTTACCATGCTTGGACCATCGGGTTCGGGCAAGACAACGTGCCTCATGATGCTCGCCGGCTTCGAAACTGCCACGCATGGCGAGATCTTCCTCGATGGCGAGCCGATCAACAACGTTCCGCCGCACAAGCGCAACATCGGCATGGTATTCCAGAACTATGCGCTGTTTCCGCATATGACGGTGGCCGAAAATCTCGCTTTCCCGTTGCAGGTTCGCAAGCTGTCGCGCGGTGAAACCGGGGAGCGGGTCAAAAGGGCGCTCGACATGGTCCAGCTCAGTGCATTCGGTGCACGCCGGCCGGCCCAGTTGTCCGGCGGTCAGCAGCAGCGCGTGGCGCTGGCCCGTGCTCTCGTGTTCGAGCCCAAGCTGGTTCTCATGGACGAGCCCCTTGGCGCGCTTGACAAGCAGCTGCGCGAAACGATGCAGTACGAGATCAAGCATATCCACGAAAACCTTGACGTCACCGTCGTCTACGTCACCCACGACCAGTCCGAGGCACTGACCATGTCGGACAGGGTTGCGGTGTTCAATGACGGCGTCATCCAGCAACTCGCCCCGCCGGACCAGCTCTACGAACAGCCCGAAAACTCCTTCGTGGCCCAGTTCATCGGCGAGAACAACAAGCTGGTGGGGCGGATCACCGAGATCGGTGACAATGTCTGCAGTGCCGAAGTGGCCGGTTCCATCGTTCGCGCGCGTCCGGTCAATGTCGGAGGGGCGGGCAGCCGCACGACCCTGTCCCTGAGGCCGGAGCGGGTGTTCATCAACCCGCAGGACGGCTCGATGCCCAACATCTTCGATGCCCAGGTCGAGGAGCTGATATTCCTTGGCGATCATATCCGTACGCGGCTGAGCGTGTGCGGCAACGATGAATTCATCGTCAAGGTTCCCAATGCCAGCGGCCATCTGCACCTCAAGCCCGGGGAGCATGCGAGGGTCGGCTGGCAGATAGAGGATTGCCGCGCCCTGGATGCGGCGTAA
- a CDS encoding response regulator, with product MAKRILAVDDSKTMRDMVSFTLKGGGYDVVLAEDGQQALEMSDGQRVDLVITDVNMPRMDGIALTQNLRAKASYKSTPILILTTESDQSMKDKGRAAGATGWIVKPFTPDKLIQVVKKVCG from the coding sequence ATGGCTAAGCGAATTCTCGCAGTTGATGACAGCAAGACGATGCGGGATATGGTATCCTTCACCCTGAAGGGCGGCGGATACGACGTCGTGCTGGCTGAAGACGGACAACAGGCGCTGGAAATGTCGGACGGGCAGAGGGTCGATCTCGTCATCACCGACGTCAACATGCCCCGCATGGACGGTATTGCGCTGACGCAGAATCTGCGGGCAAAGGCCAGCTACAAGTCTACCCCCATCCTCATTCTGACGACGGAAAGCGACCAGTCCATGAAGGACAAGGGCCGCGCTGCCGGCGCGACCGGCTGGATCGTCAAGCCGTTCACCCCGGACAAGCTCATTCAGGTGGTGAAGAAAGTCTGCGGCTGA
- a CDS encoding pyridoxamine 5'-phosphate oxidase family protein yields MSPQSDEKTRTARWIMRRTPIAALGTIDRRTGEPYVSFVPVALDFDATPVLLLSDLSEHTLNVRADPRISLLFDATRERDIPADGARLTVQGSLARSGEGRHERRFIARHPSASIYAEFADFNIYAVDGRHAHLVEGFGKARWLRTADILLADVDMARLEAIEAGFHGMECGKFTVSGIDPDGIDLRHEGSIGRLWLDTPSHQPESFEQLLNTGARPH; encoded by the coding sequence GTGAGCCCGCAATCGGATGAGAAGACCCGGACAGCCCGGTGGATCATGCGCCGTACGCCTATCGCGGCGCTTGGGACCATCGACAGGCGTACCGGCGAGCCCTATGTGTCTTTCGTGCCGGTGGCGCTCGACTTTGATGCCACACCGGTCCTCCTGCTTTCGGACCTCTCCGAACATACCCTGAACGTCAGGGCCGATCCCCGGATTTCGCTCCTGTTCGATGCCACGCGCGAACGGGACATTCCCGCGGACGGGGCCCGTTTGACCGTGCAGGGGAGCCTTGCCCGAAGTGGGGAAGGACGCCACGAGAGGCGCTTCATCGCCCGCCACCCCTCGGCTTCCATCTACGCCGAATTCGCCGATTTCAACATCTATGCCGTCGACGGCCGCCATGCCCATCTGGTCGAGGGCTTCGGCAAGGCGCGGTGGCTCAGGACGGCGGACATCCTGCTGGCCGATGTCGATATGGCCCGCCTTGAAGCGATCGAGGCCGGCTTTCACGGCATGGAGTGCGGCAAATTCACGGTCAGCGGGATCGACCCCGACGGCATCGACCTGCGTCATGAAGGTTCAATCGGAAGACTCTGGCTGGACACCCCGAGCCATCAACCGGAGTCCTTTGAACAACTCCTGAACACGGGAGCACGACCCCACTGA
- a CDS encoding ABC transporter permease, with protein sequence MAAAPADDVMRTVDGTPLRVSLARAMRRRRMMALALVLPLFLFILFSFVLPIADMLFRSVENPQVMEIMPNTTAALKDWNGDALPDEEVFAALAGDLKTGAESREIGKVATRLNYEISGSRGLIMKSARRARNLEPPYKEALIAIDKDWGDLSVWKLIKRESSPYTASYYLAAIDMRTEDDGEIVSQPPDQRIYVTLFLRTLWISLLITGLTLLLGFPVAYLLATLPLKYSNLLMIMVLLPFWTSLLVRTTAWIAMLQQKGVLNDLLVWANIISDDNRLALMYNQLGTTVAMTHILLPFMVLPLYSVMRTISPSYMRAAQSLGAPRFLAFWRVYAPLTLPGVGAGAILVFILAIGYYITPALVGGTSGQLISNFIAYHMQSSLNWGLAAALGSILLFCVLLLYYVYNRIVGIENMKLG encoded by the coding sequence ATGGCGGCAGCACCTGCAGACGATGTGATGCGTACGGTCGACGGTACGCCCCTCAGGGTCAGCCTTGCACGGGCGATGCGCCGGCGCCGAATGATGGCATTGGCCCTTGTGCTGCCGCTGTTTCTCTTCATTCTCTTTTCCTTCGTACTGCCGATCGCCGACATGTTGTTCCGCAGTGTCGAAAATCCGCAGGTGATGGAGATCATGCCGAATACCACGGCGGCGCTGAAGGACTGGAATGGCGATGCGCTGCCGGATGAGGAGGTGTTCGCGGCACTGGCTGGTGATCTCAAGACAGGGGCGGAAAGCCGCGAGATCGGAAAGGTGGCGACGCGGCTGAATTACGAGATCAGTGGTTCGCGCGGCCTGATCATGAAGTCCGCGAGGCGGGCCCGTAACCTGGAGCCGCCCTACAAGGAGGCCCTGATCGCGATCGACAAGGACTGGGGTGATCTCTCGGTCTGGAAATTGATCAAGCGCGAAAGTTCCCCCTATACGGCCTCCTATTATCTCGCCGCGATCGACATGCGCACGGAGGATGATGGCGAGATCGTGTCCCAGCCGCCGGATCAGCGAATCTATGTGACACTGTTCCTTCGAACGTTGTGGATCAGCCTGCTGATCACGGGGCTGACGTTGCTGCTCGGCTTTCCGGTGGCCTACCTGCTGGCGACGTTGCCGCTCAAATATTCGAATCTCCTGATGATCATGGTCCTGCTGCCGTTCTGGACGTCGCTTCTGGTGCGAACGACGGCATGGATCGCCATGCTTCAGCAAAAGGGCGTGCTGAACGACCTTCTCGTGTGGGCGAACATCATCAGCGACGACAATCGCCTGGCGCTCATGTACAATCAGCTCGGCACGACCGTCGCCATGACCCACATCCTGCTACCGTTCATGGTCTTGCCGCTCTACAGCGTCATGCGCACCATCTCTCCCTCGTACATGCGGGCCGCCCAGTCGCTGGGGGCACCGCGTTTCCTCGCCTTCTGGCGCGTCTATGCCCCCTTGACCCTGCCGGGCGTGGGGGCGGGGGCGATCCTCGTGTTCATCCTGGCCATCGGCTACTACATCACGCCGGCGCTGGTGGGGGGAACCTCGGGGCAGCTCATCTCGAACTTCATCGCGTATCACATGCAAAGTTCGTTGAACTGGGGGCTCGCCGCCGCCCTCGGGTCCATCCTGCTCTTCTGTGTGCTGCTGCTCTATTACGTCTACAACCGAATCGTCGGCATCGAGAACATGAAACTGGGGTAA
- the ribA gene encoding GTP cyclohydrolase II, with the protein MNGAIHEPPAHIASVPARRQPILERVEVATCLLRAGRSIALNDAIAVRALELCDGLELSQPWQATLPAGVVAAPGETVEALDRAESRRGWTMRRVTVDATIRPASVATWIASTSGRDGLPELMRHASRGDAVDAAAIELCKLAGLLPAALIEDVADNGNIATSVSIDDVLGFREAQARSVRPVVEARLPMHGAENASLIAFRASYGGIEHVAIRIGEIDPENDGKPPLCRLHSSCFTGDLLGSLRCDCGDQLQGAIRRIAEEGSGIVLYLAQEGRGIGLVNKLRAYRMQDEGLDTIEANEHLGFLADERDWLMPAIMLQQMGIHRIRLLTNNPTKVSMIQRHGIEVAERVPHAFAANPHNQAYLATKAERGGHYLDHDITCLPRAARG; encoded by the coding sequence ATGAACGGCGCCATCCACGAACCACCGGCCCATATCGCTTCGGTCCCTGCGCGACGGCAACCGATCCTGGAGCGGGTCGAGGTCGCGACATGCCTGCTTCGGGCCGGGCGTTCGATAGCCCTCAACGATGCTATCGCCGTGAGGGCGCTCGAACTCTGTGACGGCCTCGAGCTCTCGCAGCCGTGGCAGGCCACGCTTCCGGCCGGCGTGGTCGCTGCGCCCGGCGAGACTGTCGAGGCACTCGACCGCGCCGAATCCCGTCGCGGCTGGACAATGCGCCGGGTGACGGTCGATGCGACAATTCGCCCCGCCAGCGTGGCGACGTGGATTGCCAGCACCTCCGGCCGTGACGGGCTGCCCGAACTGATGCGTCACGCAAGTCGCGGCGATGCGGTGGACGCGGCCGCCATCGAACTGTGCAAGCTCGCCGGTCTGCTGCCGGCCGCATTGATCGAAGATGTCGCCGATAACGGGAATATTGCCACAAGCGTATCGATCGACGACGTCCTCGGATTCCGTGAGGCGCAGGCGCGCAGCGTGCGGCCGGTCGTCGAGGCGCGGCTCCCCATGCACGGCGCCGAGAATGCCAGCCTCATTGCCTTTCGCGCCAGCTATGGCGGCATCGAGCATGTGGCCATCCGCATTGGCGAGATCGACCCGGAAAACGACGGCAAGCCGCCGCTTTGCCGGCTTCACTCATCCTGTTTCACGGGCGACCTGCTCGGGTCCCTTCGCTGTGATTGCGGAGATCAGCTCCAGGGAGCGATCCGCCGCATCGCCGAGGAAGGTTCGGGGATTGTCCTCTACCTCGCGCAGGAGGGCCGCGGAATCGGGCTGGTCAACAAGCTGCGGGCCTACCGCATGCAGGACGAGGGGCTGGATACCATCGAGGCCAACGAGCATCTTGGTTTTCTCGCCGACGAGCGCGACTGGCTGATGCCCGCCATCATGCTGCAACAGATGGGCATTCACCGCATTCGCCTGCTGACCAACAACCCGACCAAGGTATCGATGATCCAGCGTCACGGCATCGAGGTGGCGGAACGGGTGCCGCACGCCTTTGCGGCCAACCCGCACAATCAGGCCTATCTCGCCACCAAGGCGGAGCGCGGCGGCCATTACCTCGATCACGACATCACCTGCCTGCCGCGCGCCGCGAGAGGATAG
- a CDS encoding ABC transporter permease, which yields MALPTYASPLERIWHYSFHIICGLIFLFLIAPILVIIPLSFNVEPYFTFTPGMLSFDPEAYSLRWYRDFINNPQWIHSIENSVFIGISATILATVLGTVAALGLSRPEMPFRNLMMGILLSPMIVPLIISAAGMYFFYSKIHLAQTHLGIILAHTALGTPFVVITVTATMVGFDHSLTRAAASLGADPTTTFFKIIMPLILPGVISGALFAFITSFDEVVVVLFLAGFDQRTIPRQMWAGIREQISPTILAVATLLVVISIALLTTVELLRRRSVKIRGIVE from the coding sequence ATGGCATTGCCGACTTATGCAAGCCCTCTCGAACGTATCTGGCACTACTCCTTTCACATCATCTGCGGGTTGATCTTCCTGTTCCTGATCGCTCCCATCCTGGTGATCATACCACTCAGCTTCAACGTCGAACCCTATTTCACCTTTACACCGGGAATGCTGTCCTTTGATCCCGAAGCCTATTCGTTGCGGTGGTATCGGGATTTCATCAACAATCCGCAATGGATCCACTCGATCGAGAACAGCGTATTCATCGGTATTTCCGCGACCATTCTCGCGACCGTGCTGGGAACTGTTGCCGCGCTCGGACTGTCGCGGCCCGAGATGCCGTTCCGCAACCTGATGATGGGCATCCTGCTCTCGCCGATGATCGTGCCGCTGATCATTTCCGCAGCGGGCATGTATTTCTTCTATTCGAAGATCCACCTGGCGCAGACGCATCTCGGGATCATTCTGGCGCATACGGCGCTGGGAACGCCGTTCGTGGTGATCACGGTGACCGCGACGATGGTGGGATTCGATCACAGTCTCACCCGGGCCGCGGCTTCGCTGGGTGCCGACCCGACGACGACGTTCTTCAAGATCATCATGCCCCTGATCCTGCCGGGGGTGATTTCCGGTGCTTTGTTCGCCTTCATCACCAGTTTCGACGAAGTGGTGGTCGTGCTGTTCCTGGCGGGGTTCGACCAGCGGACCATTCCCCGGCAGATGTGGGCGGGCATTCGCGAGCAGATCAGCCCCACCATTCTGGCGGTTGCGACATTGCTGGTCGTGATCTCGATCGCCCTTTTGACGACTGTGGAATTGTTGCGCCGCCGTAGCGTCAAGATCCGCGGCATCGTCGAGTAA
- a CDS encoding chemotaxis protein CheA: MNAEDQFRRAYLDECLELLEELETGLSALDDGERDRDTIDAVFRAVHSIKGGAGMFALDDLVRFAHGFETTLDMVRNGDLGLDQGTIHTFLRSADVLSSFVDAIRNELPLPLEQAAGMSELLVALGARRRAHPADGETGEDAGFGFFDDPADLPDADDDDEGFGFFDDLPEERRTEREAEEDRGFGFFDDPPQDTPGDDPDGETGHPAEAVMSIEGDPANDSALQPCGNGVSSSAPQAGSRRGGGKTAKAPSASHSIRVELDRIDSLVNQVGELVITQAVLKQQSSDLSVERHAGLIQGLEELALQTRELQESVMSVRAQPVKSVFSRMPRLVRELAASLGKEARLILSGEHTEVDKTVIEELADPLTHMLRNSMDHGLERPEERIAAGKPAVGTIHLSAEHRSGRILITISDDGRGIDRDRVLEKARLKGLVPPDGVLSNDEIDHMIFAPGFSTAAAVSDVSGRGVGMDVVKRKIQDLGGRITINSMPGKGTRFTLMLPLTLAVLDGMIVRVGHERYIVPITAIVESLRPRAGDVHVLPSGTTIMQMRGTYLPLVFLYRVFGIADAEPDPSQALVVVVETEDGSPIGVVVDDLLGQQQVVIKSLETNYQRVGGVAGATILGNGLVALILDVDALRGLSDDTVNMARPSLVLESSEVH; encoded by the coding sequence ATGAACGCTGAAGACCAGTTTCGCCGGGCCTATCTGGATGAATGCTTGGAGCTTCTCGAGGAGCTCGAGACCGGCCTTTCCGCCCTCGACGATGGGGAGCGCGACAGGGACACCATCGATGCCGTGTTCCGTGCCGTGCATTCCATCAAGGGTGGAGCGGGCATGTTCGCTCTCGATGATCTGGTCCGTTTCGCGCACGGTTTCGAGACCACTCTCGACATGGTTCGAAACGGCGATCTGGGCCTGGATCAGGGCACGATCCACACGTTCCTGCGATCGGCCGACGTTCTTTCCTCATTCGTCGATGCGATCCGCAATGAGTTGCCTCTGCCGCTCGAACAGGCTGCCGGCATGAGTGAATTGCTCGTGGCTCTGGGCGCACGCCGTCGGGCTCATCCGGCCGATGGCGAAACCGGAGAAGACGCGGGCTTCGGCTTTTTTGATGACCCTGCCGACCTCCCGGATGCCGACGACGATGACGAGGGGTTCGGGTTCTTTGACGATCTGCCTGAAGAAAGGCGGACTGAGCGCGAGGCGGAGGAAGATCGGGGGTTCGGTTTCTTCGACGATCCGCCTCAAGATACCCCCGGAGATGATCCGGACGGCGAGACGGGCCATCCTGCTGAAGCCGTCATGTCGATCGAGGGCGATCCGGCAAATGATTCGGCGCTGCAGCCCTGCGGGAACGGAGTTTCTTCCTCCGCTCCGCAGGCGGGATCGAGACGGGGTGGCGGCAAGACCGCCAAGGCACCATCGGCAAGTCACTCGATCCGCGTGGAGCTCGACAGGATCGACAGCCTCGTCAACCAGGTCGGGGAGCTTGTCATTACCCAGGCCGTGCTGAAGCAGCAATCGTCCGACCTGTCGGTGGAGCGACATGCGGGGCTCATCCAGGGACTCGAAGAACTGGCTCTGCAAACGCGGGAATTGCAGGAAAGCGTGATGTCGGTCCGTGCCCAGCCCGTGAAGTCGGTGTTCTCGCGCATGCCCCGACTGGTTCGCGAACTGGCGGCGAGCCTGGGCAAGGAGGCTCGCCTGATACTCAGTGGCGAACATACCGAAGTCGACAAGACCGTCATCGAGGAACTGGCTGACCCGCTCACCCACATGCTGCGCAATTCGATGGACCATGGCCTCGAAAGGCCGGAGGAGCGGATTGCCGCGGGCAAGCCTGCCGTCGGCACCATCCATCTGAGTGCCGAGCACCGCAGCGGCCGCATCCTGATCACCATCAGTGATGACGGCCGTGGCATCGATCGTGATCGGGTTCTGGAGAAGGCCCGCTTGAAGGGACTGGTGCCACCTGATGGGGTTCTTTCAAACGACGAGATCGACCACATGATATTTGCGCCCGGCTTTTCCACAGCCGCTGCCGTGTCCGATGTATCGGGACGGGGAGTCGGCATGGATGTGGTCAAGCGCAAGATCCAGGACCTTGGCGGGCGCATCACCATCAACTCGATGCCGGGGAAGGGGACGCGCTTCACCCTGATGCTGCCACTGACCCTGGCCGTGCTCGACGGCATGATCGTGCGCGTGGGGCATGAGCGCTACATCGTGCCCATCACGGCCATCGTCGAAAGCCTTCGTCCCCGGGCCGGCGACGTCCATGTGCTGCCCAGCGGAACCACCATCATGCAGATGCGGGGCACCTACCTGCCGCTGGTTTTCCTCTACCGGGTTTTCGGCATCGCCGATGCGGAACCCGATCCGAGCCAGGCGCTCGTCGTGGTGGTCGAGACGGAGGATGGCAGTCCGATCGGCGTCGTTGTCGATGACCTGCTCGGTCAGCAGCAGGTGGTGATCAAGAGTCTCGAAACCAACTACCAGCGGGTCGGTGGTGTCGCCGGAGCGACCATCCTGGGGAATGGCCTCGTCGCGCTGATCCTTGATGTCGATGCGCTGCGCGGGTTGTCCGATGACACGGTGAATATGGCCCGGCCGTCCCTCGTTCTCGAGTCCAGTGAGGTTCATTGA
- a CDS encoding alanyl-tRNA editing protein — protein MTEELFREDAYLQNCMATVTAVDGSSVRLDRTVFYPMGGGQPGDRGQLLVNGAAMAVLDTRKGTDPGSIDHVLGDGSDLPEPGSMVEVRLDWPHRHRLMRMHTCLHLLCRAVDGSVTGGSIGDGKGRLDFDIPDPTLDKDDLTGQLNRWIAEDHDVRAYWIDDDEFDTRPELVKTMSVKPPRGSGMVRLVEIDGLDLQACGGTHVRSTGEIGRVRVAKIEKKGRQNRRVQVVFDE, from the coding sequence ATGACTGAGGAGTTGTTCCGCGAGGATGCCTACCTCCAGAACTGCATGGCGACGGTTACCGCTGTCGACGGCAGTTCTGTCCGTCTCGACCGGACCGTCTTCTATCCGATGGGAGGCGGCCAGCCGGGGGATCGGGGACAACTCCTCGTCAATGGCGCCGCGATGGCCGTCCTCGACACGCGCAAGGGCACCGACCCCGGCAGCATCGACCACGTTCTCGGGGACGGGAGCGATCTGCCGGAACCCGGAAGCATGGTCGAGGTCCGGCTCGACTGGCCCCACCGGCACCGGCTGATGCGGATGCATACCTGCCTCCACCTGCTGTGCCGCGCCGTCGACGGCAGCGTCACCGGCGGAAGCATCGGCGATGGCAAGGGCCGGCTCGATTTCGATATCCCCGATCCGACACTGGACAAGGACGACCTCACCGGGCAGCTCAACCGCTGGATCGCGGAGGACCACGACGTTCGCGCCTACTGGATCGACGACGACGAGTTCGATACCCGGCCGGAACTTGTCAAGACCATGTCGGTGAAGCCGCCGCGCGGTTCCGGCATGGTGCGTCTCGTCGAGATCGATGGCCTCGACCTGCAGGCCTGCGGCGGAACCCATGTCCGTTCGACCGGAGAAATCGGCCGGGTGCGTGTCGCCAAGATCGAGAAGAAGGGCCGGCAGAACCGGCGGGTTCAGGTTGTCTTCGACGAATGA